From a single Lineus longissimus chromosome 16, tnLinLong1.2, whole genome shotgun sequence genomic region:
- the LOC135500250 gene encoding ceramide synthase 5-like isoform X3, producing the protein MAGALDYVGSYVWSEKFWFPENVSWKDIENHDEGPNAGIYHPQISDLIMPIPVAVLLGVIRFCFERFIAAPIGRSYGLREGKIMVAEYIPILEKAYRKTKRPDDKAIEGFSKKLSKSTRQVERWFRKRRNQDRSSELKKFCESGWRFLFYVSAHIYGTVILWNKRYFAETLHCWIGWPHQHVSSDLYWYYMIELGFYVALAFSLMTDVRRKDFYEMIIHHIATIGLLTFSWINNMVRIGSLVLVVHDAVDYWMEGAKMAKYIRKQKICDAMFVVFAVVWFVTRLVIFPIWVLKPALVDAEPITRYFHSGRVLQVLILILMALHLMWTYFICRIAFGFLFRKSVQKDERSDSESAVTEEETNGTVLDGNLNVNKKKE; encoded by the exons ATGGCGGGGGCACTGGACTATGTTGGCTCCTATGTTTGGAGCGAGAAGTTCTGGTTTCCAGAAAATGTGTCATGGAAAGACATCGAAAATCATGACGAAGGTCCTAATGCGGGCATATACCATCCACAGATTTCTGATCTCATAATGCCCATACCGGTAGCCGTTCTATTAGGTGTGATTCGTTTCTGTTTCGAGAG ATTTATAGCAGCCCCAATTGGCCGATCATATGGACTTCGTGAGGGCAAGATTATGGTAGCTGAATATATCCCAATATTAGAAAAGGCATACAGAAAAACAAAACGTCCAGATGATAAGGCTATAGAG GGCTTCAGTAAAAAACTCAGCAAGTCAACACGCCAGGTTGAACGATGGTTCAGGAAGAGACGAAACCAAGACAGATCTAGTGAACTTAAAAAATTTTGTGAAAGCGG CTGGCGATTCTTATTCTATGTATCTGCTCATATCTACGGAACAGTCATATTATGGAAC AAAAGATATTTTGCTGAGACACTCCACTGCTGGATTGGATGGCCCCATCAGCATGTTTCCTCGGATCTCTACTGGTATTACATGATTGAACTTGGTTTCTACGTTGCACTAGCATTCTCGCTCATGACAGATGTCAGGAGgaag GATTTCTATGAGATGATCATCCACCATATAGCCACGATAGGGCTGCTCACTTTCTCCTGGATCAACAACATGGTCCGTATAGGCAGCTTGGTTTTGGTCGTTCATGATGCAGTCGATTATTGGATGGAG GGTGCAAAAATGGCCAAATATATACGAAAACAGAAAATCTGTGATGCAATGTTTGTAGTGTTTGCAGTAGTCTGGTTCGTCACTCGCCTTGTTATATTTCCAATATG GGTTCTTAAGCCAGCTCTGGTAGATGCTGAGCCGATCACTCGATATTTTCACTCCGGCCGGGTGTTGCAAGTGCTTATCCTCATACTAATGGCATTACATTTGATGTGGACGTATTTCATATGCAGAATTGCTTTCGGCTTTCTGTTCAGAAAGTCT
- the LOC135500250 gene encoding ceramide synthase 5-like isoform X4: MAGALDYVGSYVWSEKFWFPENVSWKDIENHDEGPNAGIYHPQISDLIMPIPVAVLLGVIRFCFERFIAAPIGRSYGLREGKIMVAEYIPILEKAYRKTKRPDDKAIEGFSKKLSKSTRQVERWFRKRRNQDRSSELKKFCESGWRFLFYVSAHIYGTVILWNKRYFAETLHCWIGWPHQHVSSDLYWYYMIELGFYVALAFSLMTDVRRKDFYEMIIHHIATIGLLTFSWINNMVRIGSLVLVVHDAVDYWMEGAKMAKYIRKQKICDAMFVVFAVVWFVTRLVIFPIWIMRYSLFEAHTITGMAHCYYFYNSFLLLLLVLSTIWFYFIGRTAYLAIRYGKVQKDERSDSESAVTEEETNGTVLDGNLNVNKKKE, from the exons ATGGCGGGGGCACTGGACTATGTTGGCTCCTATGTTTGGAGCGAGAAGTTCTGGTTTCCAGAAAATGTGTCATGGAAAGACATCGAAAATCATGACGAAGGTCCTAATGCGGGCATATACCATCCACAGATTTCTGATCTCATAATGCCCATACCGGTAGCCGTTCTATTAGGTGTGATTCGTTTCTGTTTCGAGAG ATTTATAGCAGCCCCAATTGGCCGATCATATGGACTTCGTGAGGGCAAGATTATGGTAGCTGAATATATCCCAATATTAGAAAAGGCATACAGAAAAACAAAACGTCCAGATGATAAGGCTATAGAG GGCTTCAGTAAAAAACTCAGCAAGTCAACACGCCAGGTTGAACGATGGTTCAGGAAGAGACGAAACCAAGACAGATCTAGTGAACTTAAAAAATTTTGTGAAAGCGG CTGGCGATTCTTATTCTATGTATCTGCTCATATCTACGGAACAGTCATATTATGGAAC AAAAGATATTTTGCTGAGACACTCCACTGCTGGATTGGATGGCCCCATCAGCATGTTTCCTCGGATCTCTACTGGTATTACATGATTGAACTTGGTTTCTACGTTGCACTAGCATTCTCGCTCATGACAGATGTCAGGAGgaag GATTTCTATGAGATGATCATCCACCATATAGCCACGATAGGGCTGCTCACTTTCTCCTGGATCAACAACATGGTCCGTATAGGCAGCTTGGTTTTGGTCGTTCATGATGCAGTCGATTATTGGATGGAG GGTGCAAAAATGGCCAAATATATACGAAAACAGAAAATCTGTGATGCAATGTTTGTAGTGTTTGCAGTAGTCTGGTTCGTCACTCGCCTTGTTATATTTCCAATATG GATAATGAGATACTCATTATTTGAGGCCCATACCATAACTGGCATGGCACATTGCTACTATTTCTATAATTCATTTTTACTACTGCTCTTGGTGCTGAGTACCATTTGGTTTTATTTCATTGGACGGACGGCCTACCTGGCAATTAGATATGGAAAG